One stretch of Kogia breviceps isolate mKogBre1 chromosome 18, mKogBre1 haplotype 1, whole genome shotgun sequence DNA includes these proteins:
- the PNMA8A gene encoding LOW QUALITY PROTEIN: paraneoplastic antigen-like protein 8A (The sequence of the model RefSeq protein was modified relative to this genomic sequence to represent the inferred CDS: deleted 1 base in 1 codon), producing the protein MAVTLLEDWCQGMDADIHRCLLVTGIPEDCGQVEIEETLNGVLSPLGPYLVLNKMFLREENAKAALIEVGEGVNLRAIPREFPGRGGLWRVVCRDPTQDAEFLKNLSEFLAAEGRTWEDVVCLLQLSQSPPPQNQNQPPENWAEALGVLLGAVVQIIFYRDGEIRSREEARAQEVAEAQAAASLALATARKVKKEPGWPAEVGSALKMENLHGWNDVDDEGDPLEPLVQKAGAKTRPRRKKQKKTPKQEPAPWKKSRGSHAHSSAFLEEPEADAENTERSEYIRGNKKPCVKQEGLALKKALAKCAWKSPSNPPHDAQAEAASPGVASESDQDGGPEGAPKKKAMGWASAKSPALVRKKKKVSLGPVSYVLVDSEDTRKKPEIPKKGQGSRRDALARKALRSPQPAESPASTSQGPKAKPQGSPHASSGENDNRSHLGCVNKWMTGQEQQGQVGTEEPMGTESQMVIEEDPSAVEGVGDTPVEVLEAGSPDPPPRSP; encoded by the exons ATGGCGGTGACCCTTTTGGAGGACTGGTGCCAGGGGATGGACGCGGATATCCACAGGTGCCTGTTGGTCACAGGCATCCCGGAGGACTGTGGCCAAGTGGAAATTGAGGAGACCTTGAATGGGGTCCTCTCCCCGCTGGGCCCGTACCTTGTGCTCAACAAGATGTTTTTGAGGGAAGAGAATGCCAAAGCTGCCCTCATTGAGGTAGGCGAGGGTGTGAATCTGAGGGCCATACCCCGGGAATTCCCAGGAAGGGGGGGCCTCTGGAGAGTGGTCTGTAGGGACCCCACCCAGGatgctgagtttttaaaaaacctgagtGAATTCCTGGCTGCAGAGGGGCGCACCTGGGAGGATGTGGTCTGCCTGCTGCAGCTCAGCCAGTCCCCACCACCCCAGAACCAGAATCAGCCCCCAGAGAACTGGGCAGAAGCTTTGGGGGTGCTTCTGGGGGCGGTGGTGCAAATCATCTTCTACAGGGATGGCGAGATCCGGAGCCGGGAGGAAGCTAGGGCTCAAGAGGTTGCTGAGGCCCAAGCAGCGGCATCCTTGGCTTTGGCAACAGCAAGGAAGGTCAAGAAGGAGCCAGGGTGGCCTGCAGAGGTGGGCTCTGCCTTGAAGATGGAGAACCTGCACGGCTGGAATGATGTGGATGATGAGGGTGACCCTCTCGAACCTCTGGTTCAAAAGGCTGGAGCTAAGACTCGCCCcaggagaaagaagcagaagaaaactcCCAAGCAGGAACCCGCGCCCTGGAAGAAATCCAGAGGCAGCCATGCCCACAGCTCGGCCTTCTTGGAGGAGCCTGAAGCTGATGCTGAAAATACGGAGAGGTCAGAATATATCAGGGGCAACAAAAAGCCCTGTGTGAAGCAGGAAGGGTTGGCTTTGAAGAAGGCCCTAGCGAAATGTGCCTGGAAGTCTCCCAGCAACCCGCCCCACGATGCCCAGGCAGAAGCTGCGAGCCCTGGAGTTGCCTCTGAGTCAGACCAAGATGGTGGTCCAGAGGGCGCACCAAAGAAGAAGGCCATGGGCTGGGCCTCGGCAAAGAGCCCTGCTCTcgtgaggaagaaaaagaaggtgaGCTTGGGCCCTGTCTCTTATGTCCTCGTCGATTCAGAAGACACCAGGAAGAAGCCAGAGATTCCAAAGAAAGGACAAGGCTCGAGAAGGGATGCATTGGCTCGGAAGGCCCTTCGGAGCCCACAGCCCGCTGAGTCACCAGCCTCAACCTCCCAGGGTCCAAAGGCCAAACCACAAGGCTCTCCTCATGCCTCCAGTGGTGAGAATGACAACAGAAGTCATTTGGGTTGTGTCAACAAGTGGATGACGGGGCAGGAGCAGCAA GGGCAGGTGGGGACAGAGGAACCCATGGGGACAGAGAGCCAAATGGTCATTGAGGAGGATCCCAGTGCAGTGGAGGGAGTGGGTGACACACCAGTTGAGGTTTTAGAGGCTGGGAGCCCTGACCCCCCTCCTAGGAGCCCCTGA